A window from Drosophila subobscura isolate 14011-0131.10 chromosome O, UCBerk_Dsub_1.0, whole genome shotgun sequence encodes these proteins:
- the LOC117897626 gene encoding parafibromin, whose translation MADPLSLLRQYNINKKEIIERENQIIFGEFSWPKSVKTNYLKYGSGKKGAPREYYTLECLLYLLKNVMLQHSVYVRQCAAEDIPAVNRPDRKELLAYLNGETPTCASIDKSAPLEIPTQVKRTADGEATSGETAAKKARFEETQVQKVREQLAARWDVSQKETAVNMDNIKSLSETMSVEKIAAIKAKRLANKRTTIKRTDNDEAMGTDLRAILDYDVDSTKDIISRERQWRTRTSILQSTGKVFAKNIFAMLQGIKAREEGRNRPQAPNPIKMPEPARISKPQPQLSQYNRYDQERFNRQKEETEGFKIDTLGTYHGMSLKSVTEGSLAQRKAQGGPGMPGSGPAGAAAAAINRPKELLPTAQARQLPANGPQKRPSRTPIIIIPAANTSLITMLNVKDILQELRYMSNADKKLQGCPRDSEVLLQRKRNNQTVSYRVIDNPLKLSQQDWQRVVAVFVMGPQWQFKGWPWDGNPVEIFSKICAFHLCFSELKLDANVERWSVTLLRLSQNKRHLDRAVLSKFWETLDKYMAKYKPDLRF comes from the exons ATGGCGGACCCCTTGAGCCTCTTGCGGCAGtacaacataaacaaaaaggaaatcatCGAACgggaaaatcaaatcatattCGGTGAATTCTCCTGGCCCAAGAGTGTGAAAACAAACTACCTCAAATATGG GTCGGGCAAGAAGGGCGCTCCACGTGAATACTACACGTTGGAGTGCCTACTGTATTTGCTGAAAAATGTTATGCTCCAGCACTCGGTGTATGTGCGTCAGTGTGCCGCCGAGGATATACCCGCTGTGAACCGGCCGGATCGTAAGGAACTCTTGGCCTACCTCAACGGAGAGACCCCGACATGTGCCAGCATCGACAAGAGTGCTCCGTTGGAGATACCCACGCAGGTGAAACGGACGGCGGATGGCGAGGCCACCAGCGGAGAGACGGCGGCCAAGAAGGCGCGCTTCGAGGAGACGCAAGTGCAGAAGGTGCGCGAGCAGCTGGCCGCCCGGTGGGATGTCAGTCAAAAGGAGACTGCCGTGAATATGGACAACATCAAGTCGCTGTCGGAGACCATGTCCGTGGAGAAGATTGCCGCCATCAAGGCCAAGcgtttggccaacaaaaggaCCACCATCAAGCGGACGGACAACGATGAGGCCATGGGCACAGATCTGCGTGCCATTCTCGACTACGATGTGGACTCCACCAAGGATATCATTAGCAGGGAAAGGCAATGGCGAACACGCACCTCCATTCTGCAGAGCACGGGCaaagtgtttgccaaaaatatattcgcCATGCTGCAGGGCATCAAGGCCCGCGAGGAGGGACGCAATCGTCCGCAGGCGCCGAATCCCATCAAGATGCCGGAGCCCGCAAGGATATCcaagccacagccgcagctctCCCAATACAATCGTTACGATCAGGAGCGCTTCAACAGGCAAAAGGAGGAGACAGAGGGCTTCAAAATCGACACACTGGGTACCTATCATGGCATGTCGCTCAAATCCGTGACGGAGGGCTCTTTGGCGCAGCGCAAGGCACAGGGCGGACCGGGCATGCCCGGCTCAGGACCAGCaggagcggcggcggcagccatcAATCGGCCGAAGGAACTGCTGCCCACAGCACAGGCGAGGCAGCTGCCCGCCAATGGGCCACAGAAGCGGCCGTCGCGGACACCCATCATCATTATACCTGCGGCCAACACCAGCCTTATAACCATGCTCAATGTGAAGGATATACTGCAGGAGCTGCGCTACATGTCCAACGCGGACAAGAAATTGCAGGGCTGCCCGCGTGATAGCGAGGTTCTGCTGCAG cgaaaacgaaacaatCAGACCGTGTCGTATCGCGTGATTGATAATCCCCTCAAGCTATCACAACAGGACTGGCAGCGAGTGGTGGCCGTATTCGTGATGGGCCCGCAATGGCAGTTCAAAGGCTGGCCCTGGGATGGCAATCCCGTGGAGATATTCTCAAAGA TTTGCGCCTTTCACTTGTGCTTTAGCGAACTGAAACTGGACGCCAATGTAGAGCGTTGGTCGGTAACGCTGCTGCGGTTATCCCAAAACAAACGGCATCTGGATCGTGCGGTGCTCAGCAAATTCTGGGAAACACTTGACAA ATATATGGCCAAGTATAAGCCCGATTTAAGGTTCTAA
- the LOC117896227 gene encoding bifunctional methylenetetrahydrofolate dehydrogenase/cyclohydrolase, mitochondrial isoform X2 codes for MAQIIDGKLISAEKLTKLRQEVAEFVGAGNPIPQLTAVIVGEDPASQRYVRHKMVACKEVGIASETKWLPANTTQEELLQLIGQLNGDDNVSGVLVQLPVPEHIDERTICNAVAPEKDVDGFNEINMGRLALDMEGFVPATPLGVKELLEHSNIATHGRNAVVVGRSKNVSLPLAILMHSDGKNATKALDATVTICHRYTPPKELAKHCRQADIIVVAVGKPGLITKDMVKPGACVIDVGITEITDEKTGKRKLVGDVDFEEVRQVAGHITPVPGGVGPMTVTMLMYNTLKAAKTQAARRLV; via the exons ATGGCACAAATTATCGACGGCAAGTTGATCTCCGCTGAGAAACTCACAAAGCTGCGCCAGGAAGTGGCTGAGTTCGTGGGCGCTGGGAATCCCATACCCCAGTTGACGGCTGTGATTGTTGGCGAGGATCCCGCCAGCCAGAGGTATGTGAGGCACAAAATGGTGGCCTGCAAGGAGGTGGGCATTGCCAGTGAAACCAAATGGCTGCCCGCCAACACCACCCaagaggagctgctgcagctgatcgGGCAACTGAACGGGGATGACAATGTGTCGGGAGTGCTTGTCCAGCTGCCGGTGCCAGAGCACATTGACGAGCGCACCATCTGCAACGCTGTGGCGCCCGAGAAGGATGTGGATGGCTTCAATGAGATCAATATGGGTCGTCTGGCCCTCGACATGGAGGGCTTTGTGCCGGCCACGCCGCTGGGCGTAAAGGAACTCCTCGAGCACTCCAACATCGCGACGCACGGCCGAAATGCCGTTGTGGTGGGTCGCTCCAAGAATGTCAGCCTGCCGTTGGCCATTCTCATGCATTCGGATGGCAAGAATGCCACCAAGGCGTTGGATGCCACGGTGACCATCTGTCACAGGTATACGCCGCCCAAGGAGCTGGCGAAGCACTGTCGCCAGGCGGACATCATTGTGGTTGCTGTCGGCAAGCCCGGACTCATCACCAAGGACATGGTTAAGCCGGGCGCCTGTGTCATCGATGTGGGCATCACTGAAATTACGGATGAGAAAACGGGCAAGAGAAAGCTGGTGGGCGATGTGGACTTTGAGG AGGTTCGCCAAGTTGCTGGACACATTACCCCAGTGCCCGGTGGCGTGGGACCCATGACCGTCACCATGCTGATGTACAACACCCTTAAGGCGGCCAAGACGCAGGCGGCCAGGCGCCTGGTGTGA
- the LOC117896227 gene encoding bifunctional methylenetetrahydrofolate dehydrogenase/cyclohydrolase, mitochondrial isoform X1: MRFTSNMAQIIDGKLISAEKLTKLRQEVAEFVGAGNPIPQLTAVIVGEDPASQRYVRHKMVACKEVGIASETKWLPANTTQEELLQLIGQLNGDDNVSGVLVQLPVPEHIDERTICNAVAPEKDVDGFNEINMGRLALDMEGFVPATPLGVKELLEHSNIATHGRNAVVVGRSKNVSLPLAILMHSDGKNATKALDATVTICHRYTPPKELAKHCRQADIIVVAVGKPGLITKDMVKPGACVIDVGITEITDEKTGKRKLVGDVDFEEVRQVAGHITPVPGGVGPMTVTMLMYNTLKAAKTQAARRLV, from the exons ATGCGCTTCACAAG CAACATGGCACAAATTATCGACGGCAAGTTGATCTCCGCTGAGAAACTCACAAAGCTGCGCCAGGAAGTGGCTGAGTTCGTGGGCGCTGGGAATCCCATACCCCAGTTGACGGCTGTGATTGTTGGCGAGGATCCCGCCAGCCAGAGGTATGTGAGGCACAAAATGGTGGCCTGCAAGGAGGTGGGCATTGCCAGTGAAACCAAATGGCTGCCCGCCAACACCACCCaagaggagctgctgcagctgatcgGGCAACTGAACGGGGATGACAATGTGTCGGGAGTGCTTGTCCAGCTGCCGGTGCCAGAGCACATTGACGAGCGCACCATCTGCAACGCTGTGGCGCCCGAGAAGGATGTGGATGGCTTCAATGAGATCAATATGGGTCGTCTGGCCCTCGACATGGAGGGCTTTGTGCCGGCCACGCCGCTGGGCGTAAAGGAACTCCTCGAGCACTCCAACATCGCGACGCACGGCCGAAATGCCGTTGTGGTGGGTCGCTCCAAGAATGTCAGCCTGCCGTTGGCCATTCTCATGCATTCGGATGGCAAGAATGCCACCAAGGCGTTGGATGCCACGGTGACCATCTGTCACAGGTATACGCCGCCCAAGGAGCTGGCGAAGCACTGTCGCCAGGCGGACATCATTGTGGTTGCTGTCGGCAAGCCCGGACTCATCACCAAGGACATGGTTAAGCCGGGCGCCTGTGTCATCGATGTGGGCATCACTGAAATTACGGATGAGAAAACGGGCAAGAGAAAGCTGGTGGGCGATGTGGACTTTGAGG AGGTTCGCCAAGTTGCTGGACACATTACCCCAGTGCCCGGTGGCGTGGGACCCATGACCGTCACCATGCTGATGTACAACACCCTTAAGGCGGCCAAGACGCAGGCGGCCAGGCGCCTGGTGTGA
- the LOC117896226 gene encoding nuclear factor NF-kappa-B p110 subunit isoform X1, producing MNHIYDLDKGKNVLCMNDASNTSGYSSGNSTTSTMSPAHSPEALALQNDFANLNLPPANSPQPPPMQSSPYQLFDIEASASNATSFGNMYMDHQYYAQSVGATAQNFGYHRSNGVVAKTELGHMPAALRIVEQPVEKFRFRYKSEMHGTHGSLNGANSKRTPKTFPEVTLCNYDGPAVIRCSLFQTNLDSPHSHQLVVRKDERDVCDPHDLHVSKDRGYVAQFINMGIIHTAKKYIFDELFKKKQDRLVFEMKRRELSTKEVQKLHQETEREAKDMNLNQVRLCFEAYKIEDNGNWVPIATPVFSNAINNRKSAQTGELRIVRLSKPTGSVLGNDELILLVEKVSKKNIKVRFFEENDDGETVWEAYAKFRESDVHHQYAIVCQTPTYKDKEVDREVNVSIELIRPSDDERSFPPLPFRYKPRDAIVSRKRRRTCSMATNSSSGSSAQNSLDLPKTLALAQPQAVPQGQQVPMGEAPVMYHDQTISQEFGRDMVLDDLIPSKDFYQLIDTRTEELLPMCEMQSLDSFGGTLEKDGHGRAAERPAPPTTAPNRNWTPHFLSAIFKIYEGHRRAPNDTSRKQVEEMFTEHALRNDNNDTLLHEVIISQRTEGQLTQAIRTIEVMKYFKLHDLANNALNADGDSALHVACQHDRAYYIRPLLSLGCSPNQQNHAGNTPLHLAVKEERMACIDSFLKGGTGSGNGAPTIRLDLSLKNDDGLTPLHMAIRQNKYDVAKKLINHDRSSISVANTKDGNNALHMAVLEQSHALIVLIVDAQDTSLSDILMSRNAAGYTPLELARSKGDEQVLQLLDKVYSEKNDPAAMTWIPNKIKEELDTSSDESSEAALEIKTEEMDIKTESEEDSREKELAGHEVVGKETEVETSTNPRYNLQLLLSNKQRFQKLKTLLNEPIGSGPDAQQPKWKHLARISHMERFSFFWMDAGAMLDYIQNNAKCMEYSTFALALEMIDPDASALLNQD from the exons ATGAACCATATTTACGATTTGGACAAGGGCAAGAATGTTCTGTGCATGAACGATGCCTCCAACACCAGTGGATATAGCAGCGGAAATTCGACAACATCCACAATGTCGCCAGCACATTCCCCCGAAGCATTGGCGCTGCAAAATGATTTTGCAAATCTGAATCTACCACCAGCGAACTCACCTCAGCCGCCGCCAATGCAGAGTTCACCATACCAGCTGTTTGATATCGAAGCCAGCGCCTCGAATGCCACGAGTTTTGGAAACATGTACATGGACCACCAATACTACGCCCAGTCCGTGGGCGCAACAGCACAGAACTTTGGATACCATCGAAGCAATGGAGTGGTGGCCAAAACGGAACTCGGGCACATGCCCGCTGCCCTGCGCATCGTGGAACAACCTGTGGAAAAGTTTCGCTTCCGATACAAGAGCGAAATGCACGGCACACATGGCTCGCTCAACGGCGCCAACTCGAAGCGCACACCGAAAACGTTTCCCGAGGTGACGCTCTGCAATTACGACGGACCGGCGGTGATACGGTGCAGCCTGTTCCAGACGAACCTCGACAGCCCGCATTCGCATCAGTTGGTGGTGCGCAAGGATGAGCGCGATGTTTGCGACCCGCACGACCTGCACGTGTCCAAGGACCGCGGCTACGTGGCCCAGTTCATCAACATGGGCATCATACACACGGCCAAGAAGTATATTTTCGATGAGCTCTTCAAAAAGAAGCAGGATCGCCTGGTGTTCGAGATGAAGCGTCGCGAGTTGTCCACCAAGGAGGTGCAGAAGCTGCACCAGGAGACAGAGCGCGAGGCCAAGGATATGAATCTGAATCAG GTGCGTCTCTGCTTTGAGGCCTACAAGATTGAGGACAATGGCAATTGGGTGCCCATTGCCACACCCGTCTTCAGCAATGCAATCAACAATCGCAAGTCGGCGCAAACGGGAGAGCTGCGCATTGTGCGGCTGAGCAAACCCACGGGCTCTGTGCTGGGCAACGACGAACTCATCCTTCTCGTGGAGAAGGTCAGCAAGAAGAACATCAAGGTGCGCTTCTTTGAGGAGAACGATGATGGGGAGACCGTGTGGGAGGCGTATGCCAAGTTCCGTGAATCGGATGTCCATCATCAGTATGCCATCGTGTGCCAGACGCCCACCTACAAGGACAAGGAGGTGGACAGGGAGGTGAATGTCTCCATTGAGCTGATACGACCCTCGGACGATGAGCGCTCCTTCCCGCCCCTGCCGTTCCGGTATAAGCCGCGCGACGCCATCGTCTCGCGGAAACGCCGGCGCACATGTTCGATGGCCACCAACAGCAGTTCGGGCAGCAGTGCCCAAAACTCGCTGGATCTGCCCAAgaccctggctctggcccagCCGCAGGCAGTGCCACAGGGACAGCAAGTGCCCATGGGGGAAGCGCCCGTCATGTACCACGATCAGACCATCAGCCAGGAGTTTGGCAGGGACATGGTCCTCGACGACCTGATCCCATCGAAAGACTTCTACCAGCTGATCGACACAAGAACCGAAGAGCTCCTGCCCATGTGCGAGATGCAAAGTTTGGACAGTTTCGGTGGCACGTTGGAGAAAGATGGCCATGGCCGGGCAGCGGAGCGGCCGGCTCCCCCAACGACAGCACCCAACCGCAATTGGACCCCACACTTTTTGAGTGCCATCTTCAAGATCTACGAGGGGCATCGACGGGCGCCAAATGACACCTCGCGAAAGCAGGTGGAGGAGATGTTCACGGAACACGCCCTGCggaacgacaacaacgacacgCTGCTGCACGAGGTGATCATCAGCCAGCGCACGGAGGGACAGCTGACGCAGGCCATCCGAACCATCGAGGTGATGAAATACTTTAAGCTGCACGATCTGGCGAACAACGCACTCAATGCGGATGGGGATAGTGCGCTGCACGTGGCCTGCCAGCATGATCGCGCCTACTACATCCGTCCACTGCTGAGCCTCGGATGTAGTCCGAATCAGCAGAATCATGCGGGAAATACGCCGCTGCATTTGGCTGTGAAGGAGGAGCGAATGGCCTGCATCGATAGCTTCCTAAAgggtggcactggcagtggcaatggagCGCCCACCATTAGGCTCGACCTCTCGCTCAAAAATGACGATGGATTGACGCCACTGCATATGGCCATACGGCAGAATAAGTACGATGTGGCCAAGAAGCTGATCAATCACGATCGCAGCTCCATTAGCGTCGCAAACACAAAGGACGGCAACAATGCCCTGCACATGGCGGTGCTCGAGCAGAGCCATGCACTGATTGTGCTCATTGTGGATGCCCAGGACACTAGCCTTTCGGACATACTCATGTCGCGCAATGCGGCCGGCTATAcgccgctggagctggctCGCTCGAAGGGCGACGAACAGGTGTTACAGCTGCTGGATAAGGTGTATTCGGAGAAGAACGACCCGGCGGCCATGACCTGGATAcccaacaaaatcaaagaggAACTAGACACTTCCTCCGATGAGAGCAGCGAGGCGGCGCTCGAGATCAAAACCGAGGAGATGGACATCAAAACGGAATCCGAAGAAGACAGCCGCGAAAAGGAATTGGCCGGCCATGAAGTGGTTGGCAAAGAGACGGAAGTGGAGACGAGCACAAATCCCAGATACAATCTGCAGCTTTTGTTAAGCAACAAGCAGCGATTCCAGAAGCTAAAGACTCTGCTAAACGAGCCGATTGGCAGCGGACCGGACGCCCAGCAGCCCAAGTGGAAGCACTTGGCGCGCATTTCGCATATGGAACGTTTCAGTTTCTTTTGGATGGACGCCGGGGCCATGCTCGATTACATACAGAACAATGCCAAGTGCATGGAGTACAGCACCTTTGCACTGGCCCTCGAGATGATCGATCCGGATGCATCGGCACTTCTTAATCAGGACTAG
- the LOC117896226 gene encoding nuclear factor NF-kappa-B p110 subunit isoform X2, protein MPAALRIVEQPVEKFRFRYKSEMHGTHGSLNGANSKRTPKTFPEVTLCNYDGPAVIRCSLFQTNLDSPHSHQLVVRKDERDVCDPHDLHVSKDRGYVAQFINMGIIHTAKKYIFDELFKKKQDRLVFEMKRRELSTKEVQKLHQETEREAKDMNLNQVRLCFEAYKIEDNGNWVPIATPVFSNAINNRKSAQTGELRIVRLSKPTGSVLGNDELILLVEKVSKKNIKVRFFEENDDGETVWEAYAKFRESDVHHQYAIVCQTPTYKDKEVDREVNVSIELIRPSDDERSFPPLPFRYKPRDAIVSRKRRRTCSMATNSSSGSSAQNSLDLPKTLALAQPQAVPQGQQVPMGEAPVMYHDQTISQEFGRDMVLDDLIPSKDFYQLIDTRTEELLPMCEMQSLDSFGGTLEKDGHGRAAERPAPPTTAPNRNWTPHFLSAIFKIYEGHRRAPNDTSRKQVEEMFTEHALRNDNNDTLLHEVIISQRTEGQLTQAIRTIEVMKYFKLHDLANNALNADGDSALHVACQHDRAYYIRPLLSLGCSPNQQNHAGNTPLHLAVKEERMACIDSFLKGGTGSGNGAPTIRLDLSLKNDDGLTPLHMAIRQNKYDVAKKLINHDRSSISVANTKDGNNALHMAVLEQSHALIVLIVDAQDTSLSDILMSRNAAGYTPLELARSKGDEQVLQLLDKVYSEKNDPAAMTWIPNKIKEELDTSSDESSEAALEIKTEEMDIKTESEEDSREKELAGHEVVGKETEVETSTNPRYNLQLLLSNKQRFQKLKTLLNEPIGSGPDAQQPKWKHLARISHMERFSFFWMDAGAMLDYIQNNAKCMEYSTFALALEMIDPDASALLNQD, encoded by the exons ATGCCCGCTGCCCTGCGCATCGTGGAACAACCTGTGGAAAAGTTTCGCTTCCGATACAAGAGCGAAATGCACGGCACACATGGCTCGCTCAACGGCGCCAACTCGAAGCGCACACCGAAAACGTTTCCCGAGGTGACGCTCTGCAATTACGACGGACCGGCGGTGATACGGTGCAGCCTGTTCCAGACGAACCTCGACAGCCCGCATTCGCATCAGTTGGTGGTGCGCAAGGATGAGCGCGATGTTTGCGACCCGCACGACCTGCACGTGTCCAAGGACCGCGGCTACGTGGCCCAGTTCATCAACATGGGCATCATACACACGGCCAAGAAGTATATTTTCGATGAGCTCTTCAAAAAGAAGCAGGATCGCCTGGTGTTCGAGATGAAGCGTCGCGAGTTGTCCACCAAGGAGGTGCAGAAGCTGCACCAGGAGACAGAGCGCGAGGCCAAGGATATGAATCTGAATCAG GTGCGTCTCTGCTTTGAGGCCTACAAGATTGAGGACAATGGCAATTGGGTGCCCATTGCCACACCCGTCTTCAGCAATGCAATCAACAATCGCAAGTCGGCGCAAACGGGAGAGCTGCGCATTGTGCGGCTGAGCAAACCCACGGGCTCTGTGCTGGGCAACGACGAACTCATCCTTCTCGTGGAGAAGGTCAGCAAGAAGAACATCAAGGTGCGCTTCTTTGAGGAGAACGATGATGGGGAGACCGTGTGGGAGGCGTATGCCAAGTTCCGTGAATCGGATGTCCATCATCAGTATGCCATCGTGTGCCAGACGCCCACCTACAAGGACAAGGAGGTGGACAGGGAGGTGAATGTCTCCATTGAGCTGATACGACCCTCGGACGATGAGCGCTCCTTCCCGCCCCTGCCGTTCCGGTATAAGCCGCGCGACGCCATCGTCTCGCGGAAACGCCGGCGCACATGTTCGATGGCCACCAACAGCAGTTCGGGCAGCAGTGCCCAAAACTCGCTGGATCTGCCCAAgaccctggctctggcccagCCGCAGGCAGTGCCACAGGGACAGCAAGTGCCCATGGGGGAAGCGCCCGTCATGTACCACGATCAGACCATCAGCCAGGAGTTTGGCAGGGACATGGTCCTCGACGACCTGATCCCATCGAAAGACTTCTACCAGCTGATCGACACAAGAACCGAAGAGCTCCTGCCCATGTGCGAGATGCAAAGTTTGGACAGTTTCGGTGGCACGTTGGAGAAAGATGGCCATGGCCGGGCAGCGGAGCGGCCGGCTCCCCCAACGACAGCACCCAACCGCAATTGGACCCCACACTTTTTGAGTGCCATCTTCAAGATCTACGAGGGGCATCGACGGGCGCCAAATGACACCTCGCGAAAGCAGGTGGAGGAGATGTTCACGGAACACGCCCTGCggaacgacaacaacgacacgCTGCTGCACGAGGTGATCATCAGCCAGCGCACGGAGGGACAGCTGACGCAGGCCATCCGAACCATCGAGGTGATGAAATACTTTAAGCTGCACGATCTGGCGAACAACGCACTCAATGCGGATGGGGATAGTGCGCTGCACGTGGCCTGCCAGCATGATCGCGCCTACTACATCCGTCCACTGCTGAGCCTCGGATGTAGTCCGAATCAGCAGAATCATGCGGGAAATACGCCGCTGCATTTGGCTGTGAAGGAGGAGCGAATGGCCTGCATCGATAGCTTCCTAAAgggtggcactggcagtggcaatggagCGCCCACCATTAGGCTCGACCTCTCGCTCAAAAATGACGATGGATTGACGCCACTGCATATGGCCATACGGCAGAATAAGTACGATGTGGCCAAGAAGCTGATCAATCACGATCGCAGCTCCATTAGCGTCGCAAACACAAAGGACGGCAACAATGCCCTGCACATGGCGGTGCTCGAGCAGAGCCATGCACTGATTGTGCTCATTGTGGATGCCCAGGACACTAGCCTTTCGGACATACTCATGTCGCGCAATGCGGCCGGCTATAcgccgctggagctggctCGCTCGAAGGGCGACGAACAGGTGTTACAGCTGCTGGATAAGGTGTATTCGGAGAAGAACGACCCGGCGGCCATGACCTGGATAcccaacaaaatcaaagaggAACTAGACACTTCCTCCGATGAGAGCAGCGAGGCGGCGCTCGAGATCAAAACCGAGGAGATGGACATCAAAACGGAATCCGAAGAAGACAGCCGCGAAAAGGAATTGGCCGGCCATGAAGTGGTTGGCAAAGAGACGGAAGTGGAGACGAGCACAAATCCCAGATACAATCTGCAGCTTTTGTTAAGCAACAAGCAGCGATTCCAGAAGCTAAAGACTCTGCTAAACGAGCCGATTGGCAGCGGACCGGACGCCCAGCAGCCCAAGTGGAAGCACTTGGCGCGCATTTCGCATATGGAACGTTTCAGTTTCTTTTGGATGGACGCCGGGGCCATGCTCGATTACATACAGAACAATGCCAAGTGCATGGAGTACAGCACCTTTGCACTGGCCCTCGAGATGATCGATCCGGATGCATCGGCACTTCTTAATCAGGACTAG
- the LOC117896230 gene encoding LOW QUALITY PROTEIN: uncharacterized protein LOC117896230 (The sequence of the model RefSeq protein was modified relative to this genomic sequence to represent the inferred CDS: deleted 2 bases in 1 codon), with protein MNSQPKRKSFPFNPPQPGVVMHFGFNANTNFHTETECSKWPQHKRKSEQQASASVLPPKMLITEERITQHFSGLQISGDAKGVVGNGNGLGNNNSASIVTGGLATDDIPSTSTGKTHHHPNPAYQMAAMELEQKLRNANRIVICDELKPGSVPGPAPGVIPREWLIKSVPRPCTALVPWQPSPLQIPMPVPKLPPPPHPMNLLAPTLPLPGEELDDYDDDLEFFENNNTCNVNLNKSDEHMDEDL; from the exons ATGAACTCGCAGCCTAAGAGGAAATCGTTTCCCTTCAATCCCCCGCAACCTGGAGTCGTGATGCATTTTGGCTtcaatgcaaacacaaatttccACACTGAGACTGAGTGCAGCAAGTGGCCGCAGCACAAACGCAAGTCCGAGCAACAGGCGTCGGCGTCAGTGCT CCCACCGAAAATGCTGATTACGGAGGAGCGGATCACACAGCACTTCAGTGGATTGCAGATTTCGGGCGACGCGAAGGGCGTCGTCGGCAATGGTAATGGTctgggcaacaacaacagtgccTCAATCGTGACCGGCGGCCTGGCCACCGACGATATACCCTCCACCTCCACGGGCAAAACGCACCATCACCCGAATCCAGCGTATCAGATGGCGGCCATGGAACTGGAGCAGAAGCTGCGAAATGCCAACCGAATTGTCATCTGTGACGAACTGAAGCCGGGATCTGTTCCGGGCCCC GCGCCTGGTGTCATACCTCGCGAGTGGCTCATCAAATCGGTTCCCCGTCCCTGCACAGCCCTGGTCCCATGGCAGCCATCTCCCCTCCAAATCCCCATGCCAGTGCCCaagctgccgccaccgccgcaccCGATGAACCTGCTGGCCCCGACATTGCCCCTCCCTGGAGAGGAACtcgacgactacgacgatgATTTGGAGTTCTTTGAGAACAACAATACTTGCAATGTGAATTTAAACAAGTCTGATGAGCACATGGATGAGGATCTGTAG
- the LOC117899495 gene encoding uncharacterized protein LOC117899495 has protein sequence MTYSHNSVRNNIRMTTASATKAIRLKKGAAGSAAPPSASATPSPTSTASAPTTPLVTAHSNSIASSTNINSHFHQQSLSAAASPTTCSGLGLSALNTSSTTTTPNSRQQRQQQSQSAGGAQRSRQQPQQRQSPQQIAGGGGGAFFFANNNGSASKRNGGRSPQGTGMVVRQSPATILGGGFSPSMAINGGSARKQRKSPPTIGAFGASPQQQHPLIPTALTHFAGSKCFDAPAPTALPKPPQHWTLCKSEEKLASSAGPALQSLMRTGGEYLSSPRFHLGGKSSKRNLLDDFDTHNLKLLLNVQC, from the coding sequence ATGACATACTCGCACAATAGCGTTAGGAACAACATCAGAATGACAACAGCATCGGCCACCAAGGCCATACGATTGAAAAAGGGCGCCGCAGGATCTGCTGCGCCTCCATCCGCATCCGCAACCCCATCACCAACATCCACCGCATCCGCACCCACAACACCCTTGGTAACTGCACATTCCAACAGTATTGCCAGCAGTACAAATATCAATAGCCACTTCCATCAGCAATCCCTGAGCGCTGCCGCATCCCCCACAACCTGTTCCGGCCTTGGCCTGTCCGCCCtgaacaccagcagcaccaccacaacTCCCAACAGccgccagcagcggcaacagcagtcCCAGTCGGCGGGCGGCGCCCAGCGTAGCCgtcagcagccgcagcagcgacagtCGCCACAGCAGAtcgccggcggcggcggaggagccTTCTTCTTTGCCAATAACAACGGTAGCGCAAGCAAGCGCAACGGCGGCAGGTCTCCACAGGGAACGGGAATGGTGGTGCGTCAGTCACCGGCGACAATTCTGGGCGGCGGATTCTCCCCCTCAATGGCCATCAATGGCGGATCGGCGCGCAAGCAGCGCAAGAGTCCACCAACCATTGGCGCCTTCGGTGCatcgccccagcagcagcaccccctCATACCCACCGCATTGACGCATTTCGCTGGCAGCAAGTGCTTTGACGCTCCGGCACCAACGGCGCTGCCAAAGCCGCCGCAGCACTGGACGCTGTGCAAGTCCGAGGAGAAGCTGGCCAGCAGCGCTGGTCCGGCACTGCAGAGCCTGATGCGGACTGGCGGCGAATATTTGTCGAGCCCCAGGTTCCATTTGGGAGGAAAGTCCTCGAAGCGCAATCTCCTCGATGACTTTGACACGCACAatctgaagctgctgctcaatgTGCAGTGCTAA